The DNA segment TCTGCCATTCTGATCGACGTCCGTATCCACAGCAGCTTCAACCGGTGTCGCTCGCTTTCCGCCCACCAGTACTCATATTCCTGCAGATAATCCCCTTTATACAACGCCATCGTCTCTTCATATGTTTCGATCGTTGCTGTTGTCACCGATTGTTCCTGCAGCACGAACTGCTCCCATTCCTCTACATCCAGACGCACATGCTCCACATGCAGAATATAACTGTCTGTGGCGTTCACGATCGTGAACGCGTCTCCGTACGGCTCCAAGGTTTTGCGAATATGGTAGATAGCCGTATACAATTGCGCATACGCCCGATTCGGCTCGTAATCCGGCCACATGAGCTCTACCAGAACCGACTTGCGAACGGGCTGCCCCCTGTGTTGAAGCAGGTAGAGGAACAGCTCCTGCGCTCTTGTGGTCCGCCAGCGAAGCGGCGACCATTGGCCGGAGCCTGACTCGATCAGCACTTGTTGAAACAGCTGCATGCGGATAGACTGCCCAGACGGCAGAACGTCCGGGCGCACCTCTTGCATACGCTCTTGTATACGCTCCAGCGTCTTGGTCAAGCGCTCTGTGCTGACCGGCTTCATAATATAGTCCAACGCGTTCAGTTCGAAGGCTTTAATGGCATAATCATCGTACGCTGTCACGAAGACAATATTCAGCCCCGGCCTATGTTCGAGCAATTGTTCGGCAAGCTCTACACCGTTCACCTCCGGCAGGTGAATGTCCAGAAATACAAGGCCCGGCTCTTCCTTTGCTTCCCGCATATAAGCCCTGAACTCCTGGGGGTCGGTAAACTTCTTGATGTCTTCAATTTCTGCTATTTGCCGCAATTGATGCTCCATATATTTCAAAGCCAGAGCTTCATCGTCCAGTAGTACGATTTTCATCCATATCCCCCTCAACATCCCTGTTGCAGATCTCTAAACAGACTTTTCATGACCGTACCCGACACATATCGACAATTTCTCTACATGGACATGTCGATCCGCGCTGGAATACCGGCTATGAATTCAGTAGCCTGCCTTCAAGTCTACCACATTCATCGCAGGCGTGCCGCTGCGAACGTATGAGCGAAGATTTTCCTTGAAGATGTCCATCGCGCGCTCGCCGTAATGAATCGTGGAATTGGCGTTATGCGCCGTGATGATTACGTTGTCGAGGGCCCACAGCGGATGGTCAGCCGGCAACGGCTCCGGATCGAATACGTCGAGTCCCGCTCCTGCAATCGCACGGGTTCGCAGCGCCTCATATACCGCGTCTGTATCTGTCGTTCCGCCTCTGCCGATGCTGATATAGAAGGCCGTCGGCTTCATCGCCGCAAATTGCGCTGGGCCGAACATCTTGGCAGTTTCCTTCGTTAACGGCAAGGCATTGACGATGTAATCGCATTCCGCGACCATCTTGTTCAAGTCCTCCGGCTTATACAGGGCATCGACATTCGCCACAGGCGTCGGGTTCCGCTTGATGCCGAGCACCCGCATGCCGAACACCTTCGCGATCTTGGCAATTTCCGTGCCAATCGCGCCTACACCGACGATGCCGACAGTCTTGCCGTGCATTTCGCTTCCTTCCTCACGCTGCCACTTGCGCTGCAGCTGATTGCGGATAGAATAATGCACCCTCCGGGTAAGGCCGAGCATCATCGCATAGACCGATTCGGAAATCGGAAAGGGATGCACGCCCCTCGCACATGTCAGCACAGCGCCCTTGTCGGCAAACTTGGCGAACGGATACCCGTCCACGCCAGCGCCCCAGCTCTGCACCCAGCGCAGCTTGGCATCCGCCTCGAAGCAATGCTCCTCGACTAGCGAATGCCAGCCGACGACCACCTCCGCCTCCTTCAGCTGCGAAACCGGCAGATCCTGAACCCTTCCTGCAGCAATTTCCCAGCCCGGCGCGATCTGGCGGATTTCTTCCGCATCCTCCGGTGTAAGCGACATCAGAAATACAAGTTTTCGCGTCATAGTAGACCCACTCCTTATTCGGTATCTTGAGGCATCACCTGATAGCCTGCGTACATCGCGCTGATCGGATGATAGTCTGTTTTGTGAAAAGGGCTTTTCAAATCGGTCGTACGCGCATTGGCCGGGCTTAAATCCGCGTACCATGCGCCATACTTATGATCAATCAGATGCATCCATACATGCTCCCATAATCTAAGATACCACTGGGCATAGAAGGAATCGCCGGTTTTTTGCAGCAGCACGGCTGCCGCGCCGATCGACTCGGCGGCGACCCACCAGCTTTTGTTCCCATTCAGTACGGTGCCGTCGATGTCAAGGGAATAGTTCAACCCGCCATGCTTCGAATCCCATCCGCGGTTTACAGCCGTGCGAAACAAATACTCGGCTTTCGGCAGCATCCAGTCTTCCTCCTGATAGCGGCTGAGCATCACCAGCAGCTTGCTCCATTCGGTCAGATGGCCAGTGAGAATGCCATACGTGCCATAACGGGTTCGCGTCTCCCTCGACCTGTCGGGCGTCCAGTCGTCGTGGAAGGTTTCCCAGATCAAGCCGTCTGTCTGAGCGGCCAGATGCAGGACGACTCTTCTCGCCAAGGTGACAGCCCGATCCAAGTACTTGCGTTCCTTCGTAGCTTCATAAGCGTAGATCATCGCCTCGCAGAGGTGCATGTTCGCGTTCTGCCCCCGCTTGCAGGAAGCATGCGACCAATCGTTATGAAATTCATCGGCATAAAGTTCATGCTCGCTCAACCAAGCATGCTTCTCCAGCAGGTCGAAGGTAGAGTCGATCCACTCTCCCGCAGACAACAGTCCGGCCCGATAAGCGACGGAGGCAGCCAGCATGACATGGGCGTGGCCGTAGCCTTGCTTCGAGTCGTCTGCCACCTCCAGGCCGTTCAGTTCATTGTAAAAGCCGCCGTGTTCGGTATCCGCATGAGAATCGCGCAAAAAACGAAGCCCTCGCTCGGCCATTTCGATGCACCATCCCGGGCCGCCCAGCAGCGCGCCGACGCTGAACACATAAATAAAGCGTGTCGTGCCGACCAAGTGCTTGATTCGGTTATCCGCAATCGTGCCGTCGTCACGAAAGCTGTTGAAAAAACCGCCGCGCTCGTGATCGACGCACCTGGGGTAATAAAAGTCCAATGTGCGGAAAATTTGCTCCTTCAAGAAGGCGCGGCTTCGAAAATCCGGTAAGGTACGCATAGTGGCACCGTCCTTTCCAGGTGAATGCTTGCCAACGAGCAATCCTTATTCCTTCTCGGGCGTACTGCTATGATTTTCAATCGATCTTTTCAATCGATATTCCTTGGGGGTGGTGCCATACCGCTTCTTGAAATGACGGAAAAAATTGCTGACATTGCCATACCCGACACGCTCCATAATGTCCGCAATCGGGCTGTCGCTTGTCTCCAGCAGGCGAAGCGCGTGCTGGAGGCGCGTCTCGCGAATATACGCATGAATGGCCACCGACTCGGCCTTGCGGAATACGCGGCTCACATAAGCCGGGGACATCCCCAACGCATCGGCAATCGTCTGCAAACTGAGGTTCAGGTCAGCATAACGGGTTTCGATGATTTCCTTAATCGTCTCGACCAGCACTCTGTGCGTGTCCTTCTGCTCATTCGCTTGCTTATCAGCGATTTCCGTAAGCAACTGGGCGAACAGCATATGCGCGTCTGCCAATGTTTCGAGCTCTGTCACTTCCCGAATATAGCGGTTCCAGCCAATATGAATAGCCTGCAGCCTGTTCTTGTTCACTTCGCTTAACGCATGGCGAATATGGGTCAGGAGCGCAAGCAGGCTGTGCATCAGCTGATCGGGCGGAAGCTTGCGCATGCAGCTTAATGCTTCTTCCAGCCCCTCTTCTGCCTCTGCCTTGTGGTTCATGCGGATGGCATCGGCCATTTTCTTCTCCAGGGAGTTCAGCGTCTGCATCTCCCCTTCCGCCTCTGCCACATTCGTCTGGACCATGCCAGGTGTTATGACAGAGCCATGTCCGCTGACCATTCGGTACAAGCTCCTGTCCTCCAGCCTGCCGCAGCTGCCCGACAAAGCCCGGTAATCGCGTTCCAGATCGCCCAGCGTAACCGTCAGCGAGAGCCGATAATACTTGCGCAGCGCTTCCTGCACCCTTTGTGCGTGCAGAACAAGGGGCGGTTCCTCCAACCCTTCCTCGGCGCTGAGCAGCAGCACGGCCCAGTCTTCCTTCCCTTCGATCCACTCGACCTGTCCCGCTGCAGAAAACACATGCTCTGCAATGTTGCGGAGCGCGAAACGCAGCAGCTTCTGCTCAGCCGCGCTGTAAGAGTCGCGGAAGCGAGCAGCTTCATCCATCTGCAGCGCAACTAGGCGGTACACCCCCCGCGGCTCAATGCAAAGCTGCTGCTTGCGGATTTGCTGTTCGAACGCCGCCTGTGACAAGGAGGGGCCTTCCAGCACAATGGTCCTGGCATAATAACTCCGCACAATCGCGCGGTGCTCGTCGTGGGCCCGCTGGATGGACTGCAGGCTGGTGAGCATGCCTTTGTAAGCGTGCTCAATATAACGCAGCTCATCCTTCCATGCGGATGAATCGGCAGGGTGGCCATCGAGATGGAACTGGGAGGCGGGGCGAATATGCTGCACAAGCCGTCGGATCGGCCGATACAAGCGGCGGGAGATGAAAATCGAACAAGCGATAGCCGCGAGAATGAAGCCGAAGATCAGCCATAATGCCGTCTGTTTCAATTCGTCGATGCGCTGCAGCAAAGACTTGTAGGGCTGGACGATAATCATTTTCCAATCGTTCAGCCCTGTATCCATATAAGTGACAACTTGCAGTTCCTTGCCGTCCCATTCAACGAATTGGTTCGAGTCCAAGCCTTCGCTTTGAATACGCTGCCGCACGCTCGTCTTGAAGTCCGGCTCCAGCGGCAGATTGTCGATTGTCGGATAGAACATATAGCCATGCTGGTCCATTATGCCGATGGTTCCGCGTTCGTTGTCCACAAAAGCATTCAACAGGTTCAAGTTATCGAACAGCCACTCTGCCTGAATGTTGACCACAAGCATGCTTTTCTGCGGGGAATAGCCCGCATTCCCTTCATACATGAACATGGCGAATACATCGGCCTCCGGTTCGCCTTCCTCCTGAGGGCCTTTCCCCTTCAGCGGAATCAGCCGCAGCTTGGGAATATCCTGATGCTGTTGTCTATAGCGATCAATCTCAGACAAGATCGGATCGCTCTCCGGGAACATCTCCATGCGTCCCCCGGTATAGTACTGGTCCTGGATCGCATTGTACATGACGATGGAATGGAGGAACGGCGAAGAATTGACAATGCGATCCAGATTCTGCAATCTGGACAGCATCTCAAATGCTTCTATGTGTTCCGCATTCATAAGGGGGTAGTTGCGATTGTCGAAATACTGCGTCATCACGACGCTCTTCAGGTTCTCGTTCATGTAATCGATATTGAACTTCAATTGGGACAGCATCTTCTGATTCGCCGTCAGATTCAATTCGACCATAGCCTTCTCCGCGCCATAGTACATCACGCTGGATACAGCCACCACGATGGCCACCATGACCACAGCGATGGTGAGCAGCAGCTTCTTCAGGTACTTCCCGGCTCGTCGTCCCCTGCGAAATGCGCCCACAACGTTCCCCTCCCGTTCCCGTCATGTTGAACTATGCAGCAACCCATTGTTCATCTGATCGGAAAGACCGCCGCGGGGACGGCTGACATTCGTCGTCCCGCGCAGCAACCCCCTTACTTCAAGCCTTGCTCCACAAGCCATTCATCGAGCTGCCTCTGCTTCTCCTCCCGCACTCTTTCGCTTCCCGCAGCACGAAGCTTCTCGATATAGACAGGCAGATATTGTTCCGGGTCCAGCGTGCCCGTATTCAATGCAAGCGCGTACTCGTCTTCCACCGCCGCGATGTTGGCCAATTCCGTCAGCACAGGCTGCTGGTCGAACTTGAAGCCGACGGTCGGCAGAACGAGGGCGTTGTCATTGATTTCTCTTACTTGCTCCCATACATCAAGCGGCTGCCCTTCCAGCACATATCCATTCGTGACATTGCCGATGAAGTGGCTGTCGAACTTGTATCCGCTGTCCGGGATC comes from the Xylanibacillus composti genome and includes:
- a CDS encoding D-2-hydroxyacid dehydrogenase, which gives rise to MTRKLVFLMSLTPEDAEEIRQIAPGWEIAAGRVQDLPVSQLKEAEVVVGWHSLVEEHCFEADAKLRWVQSWGAGVDGYPFAKFADKGAVLTCARGVHPFPISESVYAMMLGLTRRVHYSIRNQLQRKWQREEGSEMHGKTVGIVGVGAIGTEIAKIAKVFGMRVLGIKRNPTPVANVDALYKPEDLNKMVAECDYIVNALPLTKETAKMFGPAQFAAMKPTAFYISIGRGGTTDTDAVYEALRTRAIAGAGLDVFDPEPLPADHPLWALDNVIITAHNANSTIHYGERAMDIFKENLRSYVRSGTPAMNVVDLKAGY
- a CDS encoding response regulator, coding for MKIVLLDDEALALKYMEHQLRQIAEIEDIKKFTDPQEFRAYMREAKEEPGLVFLDIHLPEVNGVELAEQLLEHRPGLNIVFVTAYDDYAIKAFELNALDYIMKPVSTERLTKTLERIQERMQEVRPDVLPSGQSIRMQLFQQVLIESGSGQWSPLRWRTTRAQELFLYLLQHRGQPVRKSVLVELMWPDYEPNRAYAQLYTAIYHIRKTLEPYGDAFTIVNATDSYILHVEHVRLDVEEWEQFVLQEQSVTTATIETYEETMALYKGDYLQEYEYWWAESERHRLKLLWIRTSIRMAEWYVDNSQKEKAVVLYLDICHRHPLAEEAHFALMKLYAAANNHLSVHRQYRWLTTILQEELGEEPSPYITEWYTQWRQDNEA
- a CDS encoding AGE family epimerase/isomerase, yielding MRTLPDFRSRAFLKEQIFRTLDFYYPRCVDHERGGFFNSFRDDGTIADNRIKHLVGTTRFIYVFSVGALLGGPGWCIEMAERGLRFLRDSHADTEHGGFYNELNGLEVADDSKQGYGHAHVMLAASVAYRAGLLSAGEWIDSTFDLLEKHAWLSEHELYADEFHNDWSHASCKRGQNANMHLCEAMIYAYEATKERKYLDRAVTLARRVVLHLAAQTDGLIWETFHDDWTPDRSRETRTRYGTYGILTGHLTEWSKLLVMLSRYQEEDWMLPKAEYLFRTAVNRGWDSKHGGLNYSLDIDGTVLNGNKSWWVAAESIGAAAVLLQKTGDSFYAQWYLRLWEHVWMHLIDHKYGAWYADLSPANARTTDLKSPFHKTDYHPISAMYAGYQVMPQDTE
- a CDS encoding AraC family transcriptional regulator is translated as MGAFRRGRRAGKYLKKLLLTIAVVMVAIVVAVSSVMYYGAEKAMVELNLTANQKMLSQLKFNIDYMNENLKSVVMTQYFDNRNYPLMNAEHIEAFEMLSRLQNLDRIVNSSPFLHSIVMYNAIQDQYYTGGRMEMFPESDPILSEIDRYRQQHQDIPKLRLIPLKGKGPQEEGEPEADVFAMFMYEGNAGYSPQKSMLVVNIQAEWLFDNLNLLNAFVDNERGTIGIMDQHGYMFYPTIDNLPLEPDFKTSVRQRIQSEGLDSNQFVEWDGKELQVVTYMDTGLNDWKMIIVQPYKSLLQRIDELKQTALWLIFGFILAAIACSIFISRRLYRPIRRLVQHIRPASQFHLDGHPADSSAWKDELRYIEHAYKGMLTSLQSIQRAHDEHRAIVRSYYARTIVLEGPSLSQAAFEQQIRKQQLCIEPRGVYRLVALQMDEAARFRDSYSAAEQKLLRFALRNIAEHVFSAAGQVEWIEGKEDWAVLLLSAEEGLEEPPLVLHAQRVQEALRKYYRLSLTVTLGDLERDYRALSGSCGRLEDRSLYRMVSGHGSVITPGMVQTNVAEAEGEMQTLNSLEKKMADAIRMNHKAEAEEGLEEALSCMRKLPPDQLMHSLLALLTHIRHALSEVNKNRLQAIHIGWNRYIREVTELETLADAHMLFAQLLTEIADKQANEQKDTHRVLVETIKEIIETRYADLNLSLQTIADALGMSPAYVSRVFRKAESVAIHAYIRETRLQHALRLLETSDSPIADIMERVGYGNVSNFFRHFKKRYGTTPKEYRLKRSIENHSSTPEKE